From the genome of Leptodactylus fuscus isolate aLepFus1 chromosome 1, aLepFus1.hap2, whole genome shotgun sequence, one region includes:
- the LOC142195372 gene encoding uncharacterized protein LOC142195372 — protein sequence MKSAVFIVCLIGMACILPASNADSSLQDSSESHSKSISDSHPDSSSSSEEKFRTTPSVDGATAQSIVTNDFARGDNFRRRRALRSSSESSHQDTNSVESHSLSKSDSSSEEVSIAPTPNAATAPQTRVNSLRRRRSLNQVAHGSSSHHSEESVPTESTSHQSHPTESSEENSQEDSIKKNLLQSILSMTTADPDTSEESSEEKTTPVFEP from the exons ATGAAAAGTGCTGTGTTCATCGTCTGCCTCATAGGCATGGCCTGCATATTACCT gCATCAAACGCAGATTCTTCACTTCAG GACTCAAGTGAGAGTCACAGCAAGTCTATATCAGATTCCCATCCAGACTCCTCATCATCATCAGAGGAAAAATTCAGAACTACCCCATCTGTGGATGGGGCAACAGCTCAGTCCATCGTTACAAATGACTTTGCAAGAGGAGATAACTTTCGCCGTAGACGTGCACTAAGG tCTTCTTCAGAATCTTCACATCAG GATACAAACTCAGTTGAAAGCCATAGTCTTTCCAAGTCAGACTCTTCATCAGAAGAGGTCAGCATTGCCCCTACTCCCAATGCAGCAACAGCCCCACAGACAAGGGTAAACTCACTTCGCCGTAGACGTTCTCTCAATCAG GTTGCACATGGAAGCTCCTCACATCATTCTGAGGAGAGTGTTCCCACCGAGAGTACAAGTCACCAATCCCATCCCACCGAGAGTTCAGAAGAAAACAGCCAGGAAGATAGCATTAAGAAGAATCTTCTACAAAGTATCCTTAGTATGACTACAGCAGATCCAGACACATCTGAAGAAAGCTCAGAAGAGAAGACAACTCCTGTATTCGAGCCCTGA